The window ACTTGCTGCTGATTCACTCGCCGAGTCGAACTGTGCCAATCGAAGAGTCAATCAGTGCGATGAACGAACTCCAGGAGCGTGGAATCGTCGAACACATCGGCGTCAGTAATTTTTCTGTCGAGCAGATGCGACAGGCGATTGCCGCGTCCGACACCCCGATTTTGACGAATCAGGTGAAGTATCACCCGTTCAAGAGTCAGTCCGAGATACTCGAATTCTGCATCGAGAACGGCGTCATTCTGACTGCGTACAGTCCACTTGGCCAAGGAAAAGTCATCGGAAACGAGGTCCTCGAGGGAATCGGAGAGCAGTACGGAAAGAACGCAACTCAAGTAGCACTCCGCTGGTTGATCCAACAAGAGATGGTCGCAGCGATTCCAAAGGCTTCGAGCCAGACGCATATCGAAGAGAACTTCGAGGTCTTTGATTTCGAACTCACTGACGAGGAGATGGACCGAATCTTCGACATACAGGGCGGACTTCTCTCTCGACTTCGCTCACTGCTTGGGCTCTAAGTGACACTCGGTTAGCAGCTCCAGTAGAGAGTTCATGAAATAGTACTGCTGGGTGAGTTCTCGCTGACTCGACCACGACACGGTCAGTAATACCTCGTCTTTCTGCCTCTCGCTCTGCGAATGCAGCAGCCGTGACTGTGGCTGGTAGCCGAATTTCATTAATACCTTTGCAACGTCTCGACCGGTGAACGTTGTCCGGCCCACGTTAGGCGTCCCACGGTGGGTGGCCT of the Haloprofundus salilacus genome contains:
- a CDS encoding aldo/keto reductase, encoding MEYVTAEGVDVPVLGFGTWPMKGETCRTAVQHALDTGYRHIDTAKMYNNEGAVGQAIADSEVPREDVFLVTKIRRQNLAHDDVLSTVEESTQRLGTEIDLLLIHSPSRTVPIEESISAMNELQERGIVEHIGVSNFSVEQMRQAIAASDTPILTNQVKYHPFKSQSEILEFCIENGVILTAYSPLGQGKVIGNEVLEGIGEQYGKNATQVALRWLIQQEMVAAIPKASSQTHIEENFEVFDFELTDEEMDRIFDIQGGLLSRLRSLLGL